In Deltaproteobacteria bacterium, the following proteins share a genomic window:
- the murD gene encoding UDP-N-acetylmuramoyl-L-alanine--D-glutamate ligase: MELKGRKVTVLGMGVSGQAAAGWIVSQGAQVTCSDLNPLDRWPEGLADWCDENGVRVETKRHEVETCLSSDLIVVSPGVPHETPALEAARRSNIPVVGELALAASFWKGPLIGITGTNGKTTTTMLVDEMLEKAGVPHVKAGNIGQPLSMFIERHTGETIAVLEISSFQLDYFPRVKYFPFRPPRFRIAAWLNLAPDHLDRYRDIRSYGESKAVIYDFQWPEDWAIRNMDDKELEKWKNRGRARRLCFGGLRPGVPGAVLDTSLKKINVMWHDNKCEEYDLEGWSLKGLHNAQNLACAILISRLAGAGAGAVQSVVRSFKAAPHRLQWVAQYGGIDYYDDSKATNMASVLCALKSIGQPIVLIAGGRGKGEDYSSLAETAKGGRIRSAVVMGEEAGAFERVLSKVIPVIEVRGTKDGKKTMEKAVREAMSLAEPGDAVLLSPACSSFDMFRNYEERGMAFQKAVLELGD, from the coding sequence GTGGAACTGAAAGGCAGGAAAGTAACAGTACTGGGCATGGGTGTATCCGGACAGGCGGCTGCCGGATGGATCGTCTCCCAGGGGGCGCAAGTCACGTGCAGCGACTTGAATCCACTGGACAGGTGGCCCGAGGGACTGGCAGACTGGTGTGACGAAAACGGCGTTAGGGTGGAGACGAAAAGACATGAGGTGGAGACCTGCCTCTCATCCGATCTGATTGTGGTCAGCCCGGGTGTTCCGCATGAAACCCCTGCCCTTGAGGCCGCACGCAGGTCCAATATACCTGTGGTCGGGGAGCTGGCCCTTGCGGCATCTTTTTGGAAGGGGCCTTTAATCGGCATAACCGGCACAAACGGGAAAACCACTACCACGATGCTCGTGGATGAGATGTTAGAAAAGGCCGGTGTGCCTCATGTAAAGGCAGGGAACATCGGGCAGCCATTATCTATGTTCATTGAAAGACACACCGGTGAAACTATTGCGGTTCTTGAAATCAGCAGCTTCCAGTTGGATTACTTCCCCAGGGTCAAATACTTCCCCTTCCGTCCTCCAAGGTTCAGGATAGCGGCATGGCTCAATCTTGCCCCGGATCACCTTGACCGCTACCGGGACATCAGAAGTTACGGAGAGAGCAAGGCAGTAATATACGATTTCCAGTGGCCTGAAGATTGGGCCATCCGCAATATGGACGACAAGGAACTGGAAAAGTGGAAGAACAGAGGGCGTGCCAGAAGGCTCTGCTTCGGAGGACTGCGCCCCGGGGTTCCCGGAGCAGTGCTGGACACATCCCTGAAAAAGATCAACGTCATGTGGCATGATAATAAATGTGAGGAATATGATCTGGAAGGCTGGTCACTGAAGGGCCTGCACAACGCTCAAAACCTGGCTTGCGCCATACTTATTTCACGTCTGGCAGGTGCAGGTGCAGGTGCCGTGCAGTCTGTTGTCCGCAGCTTCAAAGCCGCGCCCCACAGGCTTCAGTGGGTGGCCCAATATGGAGGCATAGACTATTATGACGACTCCAAGGCCACCAATATGGCATCCGTACTCTGTGCCCTTAAATCCATAGGGCAGCCAATAGTGCTGATTGCCGGCGGCCGCGGCAAGGGTGAAGATTACTCATCACTGGCAGAAACTGCAAAAGGGGGACGCATTCGCAGCGCGGTTGTCATGGGAGAGGAGGCCGGGGCATTTGAAAGGGTCCTGAGCAAGGTAATACCGGTTATCGAAGTGCGCGGAACAAAAGACGGCAAAAAGACCATGGAGAAAGCCGTAAGAGAGGCTATGTCCCTGGCCGAGCCGGGTGATGCCGTACTCCTTTCCCCGGCCTGTTCCAGCTTTGATATGTTCAGGAACTATGAAGAACGGGGCATGGCCTTTCAGAAGGCAGTCCTGGAACTGGGTGATTGA
- a CDS encoding phospho-N-acetylmuramoyl-pentapeptide-transferase: MFFHLLYPLHDLWPVFNVFRYITFRTIYSAVTALSIILFLGPWFIRRMRAMQMGQIIRDDGPARHRAKAGTPSMGGILIVGSIVIATLLWADLGNLYVWISLLILVGYGAIGLADDLLKIRKKNSVGLPGRWKLLGQAVFVFLAAWIIAAHGKWDTHLSIPFFKNFRPDLGIMYGLFALLVIVGASNAVNLTDGLDGLAAGPFIVAAAVYTLFTYLAGHSTIAQYLRIPSVPGAGELAVFCGAMVGAGLGFLWYNTYPAEIFMGDAGSLAAGGALGTVAVLSKQEMLLVIVGGVFVAEALSVILQVFYFKATGGRRIFRMAPVHHHFELKGWKEPKVIVRFWIISILLGLVAVSTLKLR; encoded by the coding sequence ATGTTCTTTCATCTGCTGTATCCTCTCCACGATTTGTGGCCCGTATTCAACGTCTTTCGTTATATTACGTTCAGGACGATATATTCGGCTGTTACTGCCCTTTCGATAATATTGTTCCTCGGCCCCTGGTTCATAAGACGTATGCGTGCAATGCAGATGGGGCAGATCATCAGGGACGACGGACCGGCAAGACATCGTGCAAAGGCCGGTACACCGAGCATGGGGGGTATATTGATCGTCGGGTCCATCGTGATCGCTACGCTCCTGTGGGCGGACCTCGGTAATCTTTACGTGTGGATAAGCCTTTTGATTCTTGTCGGTTACGGCGCAATAGGCCTTGCAGACGACCTGCTGAAGATCAGAAAAAAGAACAGTGTTGGGCTGCCGGGCAGATGGAAACTTCTTGGCCAGGCAGTCTTTGTATTTTTGGCTGCATGGATAATCGCTGCACATGGGAAGTGGGACACACATCTCAGCATCCCTTTTTTTAAGAACTTCCGGCCCGATCTCGGAATCATGTATGGTCTTTTTGCCCTGCTTGTGATCGTCGGGGCCTCTAATGCCGTAAATCTGACCGACGGGCTGGACGGGCTGGCTGCCGGCCCCTTCATAGTGGCCGCAGCGGTCTATACCTTGTTTACATACCTGGCCGGCCACTCGACTATTGCCCAGTACCTCAGGATTCCTTCTGTCCCCGGCGCAGGAGAGCTTGCAGTGTTTTGTGGCGCCATGGTAGGAGCGGGCCTGGGTTTCCTCTGGTATAATACATATCCTGCAGAGATCTTCATGGGAGATGCAGGTTCCCTTGCCGCAGGCGGCGCCCTTGGGACAGTGGCCGTACTTTCGAAGCAGGAGATGCTGCTTGTAATTGTGGGCGGAGTCTTTGTAGCTGAGGCATTATCCGTAATTCTTCAGGTCTTCTACTTCAAGGCAACAGGAGGCAGGAGGATCTTCCGTATGGCACCTGTCCATCATCACTTTGAGCTTAAGGGATGGAAAGAGCCAAAGGTCATCGTGAGGTTCTGGATAATTTCCATATTGCTGGGGCTGGTTGCAGTCAGCACTCTCAAGTTGAGATAG
- a CDS encoding UDP-N-acetylmuramoyl-L-alanyl-D-glutamate--2,6-diaminopimelate ligase, producing MSNNMQNERALRDMLGVLRPVRPTVFSPSDLDDVKITGISADSRQVKQGYVFAAIPGTEFDGRQFISDAVEKGAAVLLVPGQDARRYYIESVPGTLPVIGVDDPRLSTGLLASAFYGNPSEKMDLVAVTGTNGKTTITYLMEGIFSKAGLNPGVIGTINRRHGGVEVPSELTTPDAVRLQKILADMLEQGVKAAALEVSSHAIDQRRISGCSFAASVFTNLGRDHLDYHQDMERYFRAKAKLFLEHPSGAAIINIDDLHGRRLWEILQKEKISYGLSPEAEVRPESQSINIDGITGRLVTPRGPVSFRSRLTGSYNLYNILAAVAASIALGIDTDHIQAGIESVTRIPGRLDPVCTPNGVTAFVDYAHTPDALECVLNSLVTLGFRPVICVVGCGGDRDRSKRPLMAQAAASLADIVVLTSDNPRTEDPLAILEQMLNGLRDLPPHHPANRAKVKVIPDRRDAISWAAERARPGACLLVAGKGHETCQIIGSGRFAFDDREVLKEAFGSKGRVQGSGFRVQGSGNKRQESKVEVLEDQGFRLKASQVAKAIGARVLSGDPDISIHGVSTDSRSVRTGNIFWALPGDRFNGHDFVLEAIRKGAVGAVVSSIPDPGLSAFSPRSRPVLLKVQDTLKSLGDFASWYREYLGIKVIGITGSCGKTTTKELISSILGKKWKVAKTPGNFNNLIGLPLSLLSAKTDDSWVMLEMGTNRPGEISRLCEIAQPQAGLITTIQPAHLVGLGGIKEVAEEKWGLWRALPRTGVAVMNLDDPLVTEGAKDLTCRIVGYSLTPNPQLKAQSSKLKAAITCLSWTPVEHGTLLDLDIAGSRLSVDLSLIGKANVQNAVAAAAAGHAVGLKPVSIKQGLEEVKPVPGRLFLKNLGSGWRLIDDSYNANPGSARAALETLEFWSRGEKKIAILGDMLELGNAARKFHQDLGRLAAQTGVDLLVSAGRFADTVSGAAKKAGISQEAIRIFPDTEDLLSWIESDALDCMPSPAIILVKGSRAVGLEKAADALIRHLGGG from the coding sequence ATGTCTAATAACATGCAGAACGAAAGGGCATTACGGGATATGTTGGGAGTGCTCAGACCTGTTAGGCCCACCGTTTTTTCTCCATCGGACCTTGATGACGTAAAAATCACGGGCATATCCGCAGACTCCAGGCAGGTGAAGCAGGGATACGTATTCGCGGCAATTCCAGGCACTGAATTTGACGGAAGACAATTTATCAGTGATGCCGTAGAGAAAGGAGCCGCTGTCCTGTTAGTGCCGGGCCAGGACGCCCGACGTTATTATATCGAATCCGTACCTGGAACACTTCCTGTTATAGGGGTTGACGATCCCAGGCTCTCAACCGGCCTCCTGGCAAGTGCCTTTTATGGAAACCCCAGTGAAAAAATGGACCTCGTAGCCGTTACGGGCACTAATGGTAAGACCACGATCACATATCTCATGGAAGGAATCTTCAGCAAAGCCGGACTGAACCCTGGTGTAATAGGGACTATAAACAGGAGACATGGAGGTGTGGAGGTACCTTCCGAACTCACCACCCCGGATGCCGTAAGACTGCAAAAGATTCTGGCAGATATGCTGGAACAAGGAGTAAAAGCGGCGGCCTTGGAGGTATCTTCTCATGCCATTGACCAGCGAAGGATCTCCGGGTGCAGTTTCGCCGCATCTGTCTTTACCAATCTGGGCCGCGATCACCTGGATTATCACCAAGACATGGAACGATATTTCCGGGCTAAGGCAAAACTGTTTTTGGAGCATCCCTCTGGTGCGGCAATTATTAATATTGATGACCTCCATGGAAGGCGACTGTGGGAGATTCTGCAAAAAGAAAAGATCAGTTATGGTCTCAGTCCTGAGGCCGAGGTGAGGCCTGAGTCGCAGTCCATCAATATTGATGGAATAACAGGCAGGCTTGTCACGCCCAGAGGGCCTGTTTCTTTCAGATCCAGGCTTACGGGTTCCTATAATCTCTATAACATCCTTGCAGCAGTAGCGGCTTCAATCGCCCTCGGGATAGATACGGACCATATTCAGGCCGGTATAGAATCAGTGACGCGCATTCCGGGGAGACTCGATCCTGTGTGCACTCCCAATGGAGTGACTGCTTTTGTAGATTATGCTCACACACCTGATGCCCTTGAATGTGTCCTGAACAGCCTTGTTACATTAGGATTCAGGCCCGTGATTTGCGTAGTCGGCTGCGGTGGGGACAGGGACCGGAGTAAGCGTCCTCTTATGGCGCAGGCAGCGGCTTCACTCGCGGATATTGTTGTGCTGACCTCTGACAATCCCCGCACTGAAGACCCTCTTGCCATACTCGAGCAGATGTTGAACGGCCTCAGGGACCTTCCGCCTCATCATCCTGCAAACAGAGCAAAAGTGAAGGTAATTCCGGACAGGAGGGACGCCATATCATGGGCGGCGGAAAGAGCGCGCCCCGGCGCCTGCCTGCTGGTGGCAGGGAAGGGCCACGAAACATGCCAGATAATCGGCAGCGGGCGATTTGCCTTTGACGATAGAGAGGTATTGAAAGAGGCCTTTGGGTCAAAAGGCAGGGTTCAGGGTTCAGGGTTCAGGGTTCAGGGTTCAGGGAATAAAAGACAAGAGTCAAAAGTAGAGGTTCTTGAGGATCAGGGATTTCGATTAAAGGCCTCCCAGGTGGCAAAGGCCATTGGAGCCCGAGTCCTTTCGGGTGATCCTGACATATCAATCCATGGCGTATCAACAGATTCCAGATCGGTGAGAACAGGGAATATATTCTGGGCGCTTCCAGGGGACCGCTTCAACGGCCATGACTTTGTCCTCGAAGCCATAAGAAAAGGCGCCGTTGGTGCCGTAGTCAGTTCGATTCCTGACCCTGGACTTTCGGCTTTCAGCCCTCGATCCCGTCCGGTCCTGTTGAAAGTTCAGGATACCTTGAAGAGCCTGGGAGACTTCGCATCATGGTACAGGGAATACCTCGGAATCAAGGTGATCGGCATTACAGGTAGTTGCGGCAAGACCACAACAAAAGAACTGATTTCCTCGATCCTGGGGAAGAAATGGAAAGTGGCTAAGACCCCGGGGAATTTCAACAACCTTATCGGACTTCCCCTCAGCCTGCTTTCGGCCAAAACCGATGACTCCTGGGTAATGCTGGAGATGGGAACGAACCGGCCCGGAGAGATATCCCGGCTGTGCGAAATCGCTCAGCCGCAAGCGGGCCTTATTACTACCATACAGCCTGCCCATCTTGTCGGCCTGGGGGGCATAAAAGAAGTGGCCGAAGAAAAATGGGGACTCTGGAGAGCCCTTCCCCGGACGGGTGTGGCAGTGATGAACCTTGACGACCCACTGGTTACTGAAGGGGCAAAAGATCTGACGTGCCGGATAGTGGGTTATTCTCTGACACCCAATCCCCAACTCAAAGCTCAAAGCTCAAAGCTCAAAGCTGCAATCACTTGCCTGTCCTGGACCCCGGTCGAGCATGGCACTCTGCTGGACCTGGATATCGCGGGAAGCAGGCTCTCTGTCGATCTTTCCCTCATAGGTAAGGCGAACGTGCAGAATGCCGTTGCAGCCGCGGCTGCAGGCCATGCAGTGGGGCTGAAGCCGGTCAGTATAAAGCAGGGGCTTGAGGAAGTGAAACCGGTTCCGGGCCGTCTGTTTCTGAAGAATCTTGGATCCGGATGGAGGCTGATAGACGATTCTTATAATGCAAATCCCGGTTCTGCGAGAGCGGCCCTTGAGACCCTCGAATTCTGGAGCAGGGGCGAGAAAAAGATAGCGATCCTGGGAGACATGCTGGAACTCGGCAATGCCGCTCGCAAGTTTCATCAGGATCTCGGACGGCTTGCAGCCCAAACAGGGGTTGATCTTTTAGTTTCAGCAGGCCGGTTTGCTGATACTGTTTCCGGGGCTGCAAAAAAGGCGGGTATTTCGCAAGAGGCTATCCGCATCTTCCCCGACACGGAGGATTTGCTTTCATGGATAGAATCAGACGCTCTTGATTGCATGCCTTCCCCGGCAATTATACTCGTAAAGGGATCACGGGCCGTAGGCCTTGAGAAGGCAGCAGATGCCCTTATCAGGCATCTGGGAGGAGGATAG